From the genome of Lotus japonicus ecotype B-129 chromosome 6, LjGifu_v1.2, one region includes:
- the LOC130726976 gene encoding uncharacterized protein LOC130726976, with translation MCPLRIILVFLSATLAGFFVLRNLRAQPLVDDDDDAVSTLPANPKVADSSNASSNGNSKVRAALESGFWTFVDMASGCYLWRNMVSSSAKRSS, from the exons ATGTGTCCTCTGAGGATCATTCTGGTTTTCTTGTCTGCAACCCTCGCCGGTTTCTTCGTTCTCAGAAACCTCCGAGCTCAGCCTCTGGTTGACGACGATGACGACGCTGTTTCCACCCTTCCGGCGAACCCCAAAGTTGCAGATTCTTCAAATGCTTCCTCAAATGGAAATTCCAAG GTTAGGGCTGCGTTAGAATCTGGGTTCTGGACCTTTGTGGACATGGCCAGTGGGTGTTACCTTTGGAGGAACATGGTCTCATCCTCTGCAAAGCGCTCCAGCTGA
- the LOC130723759 gene encoding uncharacterized protein LOC130723759, with translation MATEASLRERLKKRPKLVVNTFTRGRKGESSFGKDGLRDRENGSKWKSKKRVESRGGQSGGEWSGREVGERGKFRSLDSSGWKKRVYAKEGMGERDGVRDRENGSRWKSKKRVESRGGQSGGEWSGREFGERGKWRSNEKVEWKGVQSGGERREREFGERGKFRTSDSSGREKRVYSKEGMGEHGKRTVFNKWEKHVKDKPVEGNTNRRTMWVADKSRDAGSKTKLPTPYVKENKESVVLVTAQHKTKAKELGRVEFIETDDDHGSGLVKKNRDKMSEFSKGKSHEVESPSNSAKKKNAGNKQGLEDDAERQDGRPKKKKKVMRLDPRDISNKRLDDTIDVNGSTEKEKEDSEEEPKMSWNAQFRAIQPSPSILSFVENNLLGRRRLIDIKRAGYNIDLSAPLDNIPNSSCSERGRIEENVFRNKLDFFAAAKVSSSFPPPDLPEIAFAGRSNVGKSSLLNALTRQWGVVRTSDKPGLTQTINFFKLGPKLSLVDLPGYGFAYAKEEVKDAWEELVKEYVSTRESLKRVCLLIDTKWGMKPRDHELIELMERSKTKYQIVLTKTDVVFPIDVARRAMQIEESLLQNKSLIQPLMMVSSKSGAGIRSLRTVLGSIARFAIK, from the exons ATGGCCACTGAGGCAAGTTTAAGGGAGAGGCTTAAAAAGAGACCTAAACTTGTGGTGAACACTTTTACTAGAGGTAGAAAGGGTGAGAGTTCTTTTGGAAAAGATGGGCTGCGTGATAGAGAAAATGGGTCTAAGTGGAAGTCGAAGAAAAGGGTAGAATCGAGAGGCGGGCAATCAGGGGGAGAATGGAGTGGAAGGGAGGTTGGTGAGAGAGGAAAGTTCAGAAGTTTGGATTCTTCTGGGTGGAAGAAGAGGGTGTATGCTAAGGAAGGAATGGGAGAAAGGGATGGGGTTCGTGATCGAGAAAATGGGTCTAGGTGGAAGTCGAAGAAAAGGGTAGAATCGAGAGGAGGGCAATCGGGGGGAGAATGGAGTGGAAGGGAGTTTGGTGAGAGAGGAAAGTGGAGGTCGAACGAAAAGGTAGAATGGAAAGGAGTGCAATCGGGGGGAGAACGGCGTGAAAGGGAGTTTGGTGAGAGAGGAAAGTTCAGAACTTCCGATTCTTCTGGGAGGGAGAAGAGGGTATATAGTAAGGAAGGAATGGGTGAACATGGGAAGAGAACTGTGTTTAACAAATGGGAGAAGCATGTCAAAGATAAACCTGTTGAAGGAAATACAAACCGCCGTACAATGTGGGTTGCTGATAAATCAAGGGATGCTGGCTCCAAAACCAAGCTTCCTACTCCCTATGTGAAGGAGAATAAGGAAAGTGTTGTATTGGTTACTGCTCAGCATAAAACCAAGGCAAAGGAGTTGGGTAGAGTGGAATTTATTGAGACAGATGATGATCATGGGAGTGGTTTAGTGAAGAAAAATAGAGATAAGATGTCTGAATTTAGCAAAGGGAAAAGCCATGAAGTTGAATCTCCTTCAAATTCTGCCAAGAAGAAAAATGCCGGAAATAAACAAGGGTTGGAAGATGATGCTGAGAGACAAGATGGTCgcccaaagaagaagaaaaaggtgaTGAGGCTTGATCCACGTGACATCTCAAACAAGAGACTAGATGATACCATTGATGTTAACG GAAGTACAGAAAAGGAGAAAGAGGATTCTGAGGAAGAGCCCAAAATGTCGTGGAATGCCCAGTTCCGCGCAATACAGCCTAGCCCTTCAATACTGTCCTTTGTGGAAAATAAT CTGTTGGGCAGGAGACGATTGATTGACATAAAAAGGGCAGGCTACAATATTGATCTTTCTGCACCATTAGATAATATTCCCAACTCTAGCTGCTCAGAAAGAGGGAGGATTGAAGAAAAT GTTTTTAGGaacaaattagatttttttgctGCTGCTAAGGTGTCATCGTCCTTTCCACCTCCTGATCTTCCAGAGATTGCATTTGCAG GAAGGTCAAATGTCGGGAAGTCATCCCTTCTTAACGCACTCACTCGACAATGGGGTGTTGTACGGACATCAGACAAGCCTGGCCTTACACAG ACGATTAACTTCTTCAAGTTAGGACCAAAGCTTTCCCTGGTTGATTTGCCAGGATATGGATTTGCATATGCAAAAGAAGAAGTGAAAGACGCTTGGGAGGAGCTT GTGAAGGAGTACGTTTCCACAAGAGAGAGTCTCAAACGAGTATGCCTTCTGATTGATACAAAATGGGGTATGAAACCAAGAGATCATGAACTAATTGAATTAATGGAAAG GTCAAAAACTAAGTACCAGATAGTACTAACGAAGACCGACGTGGTTTTCCCAATTGACGTGGCAAGGCGTGCCATGCAAATTGAAGAG AGCCTCCTGCAAAACAAGTCTTTAATTCAGCCTCTG ATGATGGTAAGCTCGAAATCTGGGGCAGGCATCCGAAGCTTGAGAACAGTTCTGGGCAGCATAGCTCGATTTGCCATAAAATAA